A window of Amycolatopsis australiensis contains these coding sequences:
- a CDS encoding alpha/beta fold hydrolase gives MAATRRLITVPPTAGVPDPVPLELPGRGRTVVTDVGPRDAPALLLLHSVACTGLLTWYPALDGLARHHRVVVFDQRWHGRGIRSPEFRLADCAEDVTAVADALGIERFALAGYSMGGMVAQLVAHAEPERVTGLVLCSTASNFRRGLRQRVALDVFGRTVRQLRERVRMPAAPVAVPRRRVEDYRWGLREFRSTTPWEIAVAVDEIGRFDSTPWLPALRLPAAVVVTARDRFIAPDHQRSLARRIPGAATYEVAAGHAACVLAADRWVPALLAAVGSL, from the coding sequence ATGGCGGCGACCCGGCGGCTGATCACCGTGCCGCCGACCGCCGGCGTGCCCGACCCCGTGCCGCTCGAGCTGCCCGGCCGCGGCCGGACGGTCGTCACCGACGTCGGCCCGCGGGACGCGCCGGCGCTCCTGCTGCTGCATTCGGTGGCCTGCACCGGCCTGCTGACCTGGTATCCGGCCCTCGACGGGCTGGCGCGGCACCACCGCGTCGTCGTGTTCGACCAGCGGTGGCACGGCCGGGGCATCCGGTCCCCGGAGTTCCGGCTCGCCGACTGCGCCGAGGACGTGACGGCGGTCGCGGACGCGCTCGGCATCGAGCGGTTCGCGCTCGCCGGGTACTCGATGGGCGGCATGGTCGCCCAGCTCGTCGCCCACGCGGAACCAGAACGTGTTACCGGGCTGGTGCTGTGCTCGACGGCGAGCAACTTCCGGCGCGGGCTGCGCCAGCGCGTCGCGCTCGACGTGTTCGGCCGGACGGTGCGGCAGCTGCGCGAGCGCGTGCGGATGCCGGCCGCGCCCGTCGCGGTGCCCCGCCGGCGCGTCGAGGACTACCGGTGGGGGCTGCGCGAGTTCCGGTCGACCACGCCGTGGGAGATCGCGGTCGCCGTCGACGAGATCGGCCGGTTCGACTCGACGCCGTGGCTGCCGGCGCTGCGGCTGCCCGCGGCGGTCGTCGTGACCGCCCGCGACCGGTTCATCGCCCCCGACCACCAGCGGTCACTGGCCCGCCGGATCCCGGGCGCGGCCACCTACGAGGTCGCCGCCGGGCACGCCGCCTGCGTGCTCGCCGCCGACCGGTGGGTGCCCGCCCTGCTCGCCGCGGTCGGTTCCCTTTGA
- a CDS encoding nitroreductase family deazaflavin-dependent oxidoreductase, translated as MGRFSLPERKPGGLDSPVTAKVMKYAAKAQVRVFRLTGGRVGGRWRIGAGFRKPVPTLLLEHRGRRSGRLFTTPLLYLRDGEDVVIAGSQGGLPRHPQWYFNLLAHPETRIHLEGRRDVPVTARVAGPAERAGLWPRLVELYADFAKYQAWTDREIPVVVLSPRP; from the coding sequence ATGGGACGCTTCAGCTTGCCCGAGCGGAAACCCGGCGGCCTCGACTCGCCCGTGACGGCGAAGGTCATGAAGTACGCGGCGAAGGCCCAGGTGCGGGTCTTCCGGCTGACCGGCGGCCGGGTCGGCGGCCGGTGGCGGATCGGGGCGGGGTTCCGCAAGCCGGTCCCGACGCTGCTGCTGGAGCACCGCGGGCGCAGGTCGGGCCGGTTGTTCACCACGCCGTTGCTGTACCTGCGCGACGGCGAGGACGTCGTCATCGCCGGCTCGCAAGGCGGGCTGCCGCGGCACCCGCAGTGGTACTTCAACCTGCTGGCGCATCCGGAGACCCGCATTCACCTCGAAGGCCGCCGCGACGTCCCCGTCACCGCCCGGGTCGCCGGGCCCGCGGAACGCGCCGGGCTGTGGCCGCGGCTGGTCGAGCTGTACGCGGACTTCGCGAAGTACCAGGCCTGGACCGACCGGGAGATCCCCGTGGTGGTGCTCAGCCCGCGGCCTTGA